Below is a genomic region from Medicago truncatula cultivar Jemalong A17 chromosome 3, MtrunA17r5.0-ANR, whole genome shotgun sequence.
tttcatcaTGTTACGCTATTACCGGAATATCATGTGTTAAACTTATCTGTGGTATAAATTTAAAGCCCTTGTGCATATGTAGAAAAAAATACCATCATGTAGTCGTACTTCATTTCTAAGATTTCAATTTATATCTCCGAACTCTGAAACTGAAGTATTTTCAGATTTCCTCTCAAGGTGATGAACTCTGAATCTGAAGTATTTTCAGATTTTCACTCAAGGTGAAGAAACTCATCCTAATACCTCCTGCTGTCCTTTTCTATTAGCTCATCCTAATATCGTACGGAAAGCCAGATTTGAAGCAATATGAGGTGTTGGTAGATCATCACAGATTAatgttggaaattccgccttaatTGCGGTCCGCCCCTAGTCGCCTAAATTGCGACCTTTGGTTagccttcattgcagcctccaacaccttcattgtgttggctttgagggggtggatttagtcccacattggatagatagccctcttgagaagagtttataaagaggaggcactcttcaccttacaagccggttttttaaggatgagttaggccccaaatttcaacaattaacATAAATCACATTTCATATTGGAGTTGTTCTATTTATAAAAGTTCAAACGTAGAGCGAGTTATGACTCAATACTCCAGTTGAGCACATGAGTTGGCAACTATGTTCTACTTGATTGGGAGATCCATCCCAGTCAACAACGTTATACACGACTGTAATTTTATGAACATTGCCTGTGATATATACTAATACTAATACAAGCCGGttttttaaggatgagttaggccccaaatttcaacaattaacATAAATCACATTTCATATTGGAGTTGTTCTATTTATAAAAGTTCTAACGTAGAGCGAGTTATGACTCAATACTCCAGTTCACCACATGAGTTGGCAACTATGTTCTACTTGATTGGGAGATCCATCCCAGTCAACAACGTTATACACGACTGTAATTTTATGAACATTGCCTGTGATATACTAATACTAAATCCTTCCTGGGAGAGACCTTAAAGTATCACAAAATTCAGATAATTGCATCCCAGATATCACCACTAGGAGAGTTATGAACTTATGAAACTGACTCACAACATCAATCGCAAAGAATATGCCAAAGCATGGCCTAGTCACAGTGACCACTAAAGGACCTGTGTGATTTAcgaatttccaatttttatcaataattacaAAAAATGTCACATTGCTTTCATTCCCTTTCCTATTTTGAAATATTcggaaaaaaatttgaaagacgTACTGAATTGTTTTTATGGTTTCCTatctaaatattataaaatagaaaacaaaataagaacaAGTATATTAAGTGTGTGCCAAAAAAAGGGAGCATATTAAGTGATAACCTATATTTATTGTGATACATATGAACCATCAATAGTAGCTGTTTAATCAAAGATTCAAAATCAATGTttaggattaaaaaaaatgtagtgaTCTTCAATCTTTCCCCTTTGTTCATTAACCTGAACAATACTATCCACTCTGTCATATGAACACGGTATTGTATGCTCTAATCGATGGTCTCTCATGAGTGGCATTGCATAATTCTATCCATTACCTATCAACGCTAAGACTACCCTACAATTTTTTTCCAccttttatttaattgaattaaatgATTATAACCACGAGCTTTTCATTGATACAAGACTGTGgcatctttgtttttgtttagtctcaactatttttgtgatttcctaatttttttacttggcctggaaacaatatttttagaaaagatTAGAATCAAATTacattttgaaatttgattaagcaATTCATTGTAGCTGCATCAAAGAAAGATGAGCGCATATGTCAAGCGAGGATGAAGGTAGGGGATGAGAATATGGAGACGCGTGACATTTTAATGAGATCAGACCATTAATTTCGATTGAGCGGCTGTTATTTAGAGCTTGTGCAAGAGAAGCATGAGTTCTCACTTGATTCTCTCTCCTATATATAGCAAAAGGTAATCTGTGTGTCGCATCGATGAATAGTTACTTAAGAAAAAATAAGATTAGGAATACAATCTTTACAATGAACTTGGCAACTCTTATTGCTGCAGAAAAGAgtttaaaaattaagttttggACTTGCCAATTCATTGATTTTCCACTAACCTAAAGTTCAATGATTCAAAAAATCTAGATCTAGTAACAAAAAGAACACACAATAAAACCCGAATTAGAAAACTAGGGATTCGAAATTGCACCTTCTGAGAATTGGGAATAGCGGCAAGAACACTCCGAAGTCCAGCAACAGCATCTTTATACCTCAAACGAGCTTCATCAAGAGCTCCACCAGCACCACCACTGGGAGCAGCGCCGTCAGCGTGTTGGCCGGAATTCTCGGAATTGGCGTCACCGTTTGAAGAAGGAGCATTGGGAGAGGTAGCAGAGGAAGGAGAAGTGGACCACCAAACGGGATTGCAAAGCTCGTCGTTCATGGAAGATAGTATCTTGAAAGCATGTTGTATGGTTTCTTCTAAGTATTTGTGACCTTCAATTGCTAAATCTTGTGTCGTTTTGGTTGACATTGTGCCGTTTATGGATTGTTCTTCCATTCCAATGCGAAGTTTATCTATCTTATGAGTCTCAGGAATTGCAAACCCTAACTTTGATCGTTATCAATGAgtagaaaaaacaaaagcatggcggaaaaaattaaaaatgagatgaaaaaagaaaacgtCGACAGCAGGGTTCGAACCTGCGCGGGCGAAGCCCAACAGATTTCAAGTCTGTCTCCTTAACCACTCGGACATATCGACTGTTTTGTCTATTACGATTAAATATAAGTATATATTTACAACtatgattattattaaaatgaataatagatttgaaaaattataaaaatataagttataaTGTATATGTTGAATCTCAATTAACCCAAATGATTTGCGGTGAGATCAACTTGAActatttttctaaactttttCGGACAAAAATGTTGTATAAGAAAAGAGAGTTGTgacatttcattttctttatgaGGTAAGATCTTGTCAATAGTG
It encodes:
- the LOC11434561 gene encoding mediator of RNA polymerase II transcription subunit 30, encoding MEEQSINGTMSTKTTQDLAIEGHKYLEETIQHAFKILSSMNDELCNPVWWSTSPSSATSPNAPSSNGDANSENSGQHADGAAPSGGAGGALDEARLRYKDAVAGLRSVLAAIPNSQKANTFDGGSADSPMDEAEIEKLEEQASSLRKELGNKNLHLKILIDQLRELITDISTWQSPFST